A region of the Vicinamibacteria bacterium genome:
CATGGGTGAAAGCCAGGAGAGCTCCGGCGCGAGGTGAAATGTGAACTCCTCCCATCCGCATTTGTAGGGGATAAACACCCTTCCGCTTTGGTTTTCCCGCGAGACTCGCTAATATCGCTTCAGGTTTGCGGGGTGCATGCTGCCACTCGACGTCCTCTATCTCGAAAGCCGGCCCGGCAGTGGACGGAGCCCCACCCGGCGCTTGAAGGAAAGAGGCATCGACGTCCGCACCGCGCCTCTCGCGTCGGTTTCCGCGGAAATCCAATCGCGCGTCCCGAACGTCGTGATTTGCGAGCTCGATACGGTGTCGGATCGGGCGACGCTCGAACGGGTGGCGAGCGCTGTCTCCCGAATTCCCCTGCTGGTGGTGGCAGGGCACGAGGCCGTCGCCCTGGCGCGAGATGCGGCGAAGTTGGGCGTCTGTCGCTTCTTGACTCGGCCGGTGCGGACCACTGAGCTCGAGCTCGCGCTTCACCAGGCCCTCCAACAACCGGCGAGGCGTGACCTCGAACGGCTCGAGTTCGCGAACCGTCAGCTCGCCGCGCTCAACGATGTCAGCAACCGATTCTCCCGTATCCGCGACGAGCGGGAGCTTCTCGATGAGGTCCCCCGTCTTCTGACCGAGAGCCTCGAGTTCGACCGCGGCATCCTCTTGCTTCATCAGGACGGTTCGTTCTCAGTCCGCTCGATTTGCTTTCCCCGGGATCCGCCGGAGTTCGCCGAGAGCTTCCTTTCGCGCATCCGCTCGGGCGAGCTCCCGCTCCCGCCGCCTTTCGCCGAGAGTTTCGACAAGAACGAGCCAATCTTCATCGCCGACCCCAACACGCATCCTCACTGGCCGAAAGCGCCGGGCGAGGTGATTCGAACCCGGTCCATCGTCATCGCGCCGATTCGCTCGCAGAACCGGCCCATCGGCATCCTCATGGGGAACATGCAACACCATGAACGGGCGATGGAC
Encoded here:
- a CDS encoding GAF domain-containing protein gives rise to the protein MLPLDVLYLESRPGSGRSPTRRLKERGIDVRTAPLASVSAEIQSRVPNVVICELDTVSDRATLERVASAVSRIPLLVVAGHEAVALARDAAKLGVCRFLTRPVRTTELELALHQALQQPARRDLERLEFANRQLAALNDVSNRFSRIRDERELLDEVPRLLTESLEFDRGILLLHQDGSFSVRSICFPRDPPEFAESFLSRIRSGELPLPPPFAESFDKNEPIFIADPNTHPHWPKAPGEVIRTRSIVIAPIRSQNRPIGILMGNMQHHERAMD